In the Tribolium castaneum strain GA2 chromosome 1, icTriCast1.1, whole genome shotgun sequence genome, one interval contains:
- the LOC658783 gene encoding probable cytochrome P450 305a1, whose translation MWLAVLLFFVFVVTYVIQQVKKPPNFPPGPYWLPFVGNLPQLKKLSKKLGGQHLALSHLAKEYNTNVLGLKLGKDYVVTVFTYPLIRDVLISEEFEGRPDNFFLRLRCMGQKRGITCTEGEEWNTLRNFVNRHLRNLGFGKKPMEKMIQDEICDILTILKKDGSDIQVDKFLAPCVLSVIWTLITGEKISRENNQLDELLDLFNLRSKAFDMTGGTLTQYPWLRYFLPEWSGFNLIKSVNTSLKNLFMKYIREHKDGWFEGRNEDLIYRYISEMKTNTEASKYFTDDHLVMVCVDLFIGGAQTTSRTLGFAFLMMIMYPEVQKKVQEQIDKHYDKNSSIEYSDRYKLPYVEAVLLETIRYRYVVPIGGPRRVTKNTTLDGYYLPKNTTVLISFYSINNDPENWQNPEIFNPERFLDEKGSLLPDEKLIPFALGRRRCVGEILAKNCIFLLFVEILRRYNVSLAPGSKPPTGKPIAGITLSPESYRVKFTERSL comes from the exons atgtggcttgcagttttgttgtttttcgtttttgtggTGACTTATGTGATACAACAAGTGAAAAAACCACCTAATTTTCCTCCag GTCCTTACTGGTTACCATTCGTTGGTAACCTCCCCCAGCTCAAGAAACTCTCAAAAAAACTAGGCGGACAACACCTCGCGTTATCACATCTAGCCAAAGAATACAACACCAACGTCTTAGGCCTCAAATTAGGAAAGGACTAtgttgtaacagtttttacatatCCCCTCATACGGGACGTCCTAATTAGCGAAGAATTCGAAGGAAGACCCGACAACTTCTTTCTACGTCTTCGGTGCATGGGCCAAAAAAGAG GCATCACTTGCACCGAAGGCGAAGAATGGAACACGTTACGAAACTTTGTAAATCGCCACTTGCGAAACTTAGGTTTCGGGAAAAAACCAATGGAAAAAATGATCCAAGACGAGATTTGCGACATTCTAACAATTCTGAAAAAGGACGGGTCCGACATTCAAGTCGATAAATTTTTGGCTCCTTGTGTCCTAAGTGTTATTTGGACGTTAATTACGggagaaaaaatttcaaggGAAAATAACCAATTGGACGAATTGttggatttgtttaatttgagGTCGAAAGCGTTTGATATGACTGGAGGTACTCTAACACAGTATCCCTGGTTAAGGTATTTTTTGCCCGAATGGAGTGGCTTCAATTTGATAAAGTCGGTAAACACGagcttgaaaaatttgtttatgaaATATATTCGCGAGCATAAAGATGGGTGGTTTGAGGGGAGAAACGAAGACTTGATATATCGCTACATTTCCGAAATGAAGACCAATACAGAAGCCTCCAAATATTTCACAG atgatCATTTGGTTATGGTCTGTGTGGACCTATTTATAGGCGGTGCCCAAACCACTAGTCGGACTTTAGGGTTTGCTTTCCTTATGATGATTATGTATCCAGAAGTGCAGAAAAAAGTGCAAGAGCAAATTGATAAGCATTATGATAAGAATTCATCCATTGAGTATTCTGATCGTTACAA gttaCCTTATGTTGAAGCAGTATTATTAGAAACAATAAGATATCGGTACGTAGTTCCAATCGGGGGACCCCGAAGAGTCACAAAAAACACCACATTAGATGGCTACTATTTACCaaag aaCACGActgttttaattagtttttattcaATCAACAACGACCCCGAAAACTGGCAAAACCCCGAAATTTTTAACCCGGAACGTTTTCTAGACGAGAAAGGTTCATTACTTCCCGACGAAAAACTAATCCCTTTTGCTTTAG GGCGTAGACGTTGTGTTGGCGAAATCTTAGcaaaaaactgcatttttttgttgtttgttgaaattttgcgACGGTATAATGTGTCTTTAGCCCCCGGTTCGAAGCCTCCGACTGGAAAACCTATAGCAGGAATTACTTTATCTCCAGAAAGCTACAGAGTTAAGTTTACGGAACGGTCGTTATAA